The following coding sequences are from one Caldilineales bacterium window:
- the hisZ gene encoding ATP phosphoribosyltransferase regulatory subunit, protein MDPRSPISDLRSPLPNPPAIPRGVADYFGAAAVARRRAEASLRELGRRWAYVEVIPPTFEYAETLASEAGAQLAEELYRFIDRDGSALALRPDLTIPTARLAGSKLFDQPLPLRFFYSGPAFRYEEPRAGRQREFWQAGIELIGAGSADADAEVLAFAVQGLAALELPEFSFTLGHLGYFHGLIEHLQLPPTAVQTLHSALDRKSRDDLAAFVADLHLPDGDRAAVLGLLDLAGPQGAGVLGRALALTRNSTMTAAIDRLRSVESRLEHYGVKTHFAVDLADVRGMDYYTGITFKAYTPQIGFAVVNGGRYDNLIGHFGPAQPAVGCAFYLDRILLARTRQAGPPAEPAPDLLVYPCACGDYVRLAAEARAAGLVVALALGPEPENFAPRAVRCTCDGFLRIEDGAGDMQPVARANWLAGWRT, encoded by the coding sequence ATGGACCCCCGATCTCCGATCTCCGATCTCCGATCTCCACTCCCCAATCCCCCCGCCATCCCTCGCGGCGTCGCCGACTATTTCGGCGCCGCCGCCGTTGCCCGGCGGCGGGCCGAAGCCAGCTTGCGGGAACTGGGTCGGCGGTGGGCCTATGTCGAGGTCATCCCGCCCACCTTCGAGTACGCCGAAACTCTGGCCTCCGAGGCCGGCGCGCAGCTGGCCGAGGAACTATACCGCTTCATCGACCGCGACGGCAGCGCCCTGGCTCTACGCCCCGACCTCACCATCCCTACCGCCCGGCTGGCAGGCTCGAAATTGTTCGACCAGCCCCTGCCCCTGCGCTTCTTCTACAGCGGCCCAGCTTTCCGTTACGAAGAACCGCGCGCCGGCCGCCAGCGCGAATTCTGGCAGGCGGGCATCGAACTGATCGGCGCCGGCAGCGCCGACGCCGATGCTGAGGTGCTGGCCTTCGCCGTGCAAGGCCTGGCCGCGTTGGAATTGCCGGAATTCAGCTTCACCCTCGGCCATCTCGGCTACTTCCACGGCCTGATCGAACATCTGCAATTGCCGCCCACCGCTGTGCAAACGCTGCACTCAGCCCTCGACCGCAAAAGCCGGGACGACCTGGCCGCCTTCGTGGCCGACCTGCACCTGCCCGACGGCGACCGTGCGGCCGTGCTCGGCCTGCTCGATCTGGCCGGACCGCAGGGCGCCGGCGTGCTCGGCCGGGCGCTGGCCCTGACCCGGAACAGCACCATGACCGCGGCCATCGACCGCCTGCGCTCGGTCGAATCCCGGCTGGAGCACTACGGTGTCAAGACGCACTTTGCCGTCGATCTGGCCGATGTGCGCGGGATGGACTACTACACCGGCATCACGTTCAAAGCCTACACACCGCAAATTGGCTTTGCGGTCGTGAACGGTGGACGTTATGACAACTTGATCGGGCACTTTGGCCCGGCCCAACCCGCCGTCGGCTGCGCCTTCTACCTCGACCGCATCCTCCTGGCCCGGACGCGGCAAGCCGGCCCGCCCGCCGAACCTGCACCCGACCTGCTGGTCTATCCCTGCGCCTGTGGCGACTACGTGCGCTTGGCCGCCGAGGCTCGCGCCGCCGGCCTCGTCGTCGCCCTCGCCCTCGGCCCGGAACCGGAAAACTTCGCCCCGCGCGCCGTGCGTTGCACCTGCGATGGCTTCCTTCGCATCGAAGATGGGGCTGGCGACATGCAGCCTGTGGCGCGGGCCAACTGGTTGGCAGGCTGGAGGACGTGA
- a CDS encoding HindIII family type II restriction endonuclease, with product MPGLLSAQDESFTHLAVLVRYAEYAGQAAAIGLVREVFNSVAAMNPSKNAATYWQAVNRTFVNADGSIRDLWREEKIASVESIELAREEALRFLAAERERIMRLTRDEAIREVLQWRKIENRIIAVQSVTDNNLLAAG from the coding sequence GTGCCGGGTTTGCTCTCAGCGCAGGATGAGTCGTTCACACACTTGGCCGTATTGGTGAGATATGCAGAGTATGCCGGACAAGCCGCGGCAATTGGCCTGGTCCGTGAGGTGTTCAACTCCGTAGCAGCCATGAATCCGTCGAAGAACGCTGCCACGTACTGGCAGGCAGTCAACCGGACGTTTGTCAATGCCGATGGGAGCATTCGCGACCTTTGGCGTGAAGAAAAAATCGCCTCTGTCGAATCCATCGAATTGGCTCGTGAGGAAGCCCTGCGGTTTCTGGCCGCAGAACGTGAGCGAATCATGAGGCTCACACGAGATGAGGCTATTCGCGAAGTCCTGCAATGGCGCAAGATTGAGAATAGGATAATTGCCGTCCAATCAGTGACCGATAACAATTTGCTGGCAGCAGGTTGA
- a CDS encoding site-specific DNA-methyltransferase: MNDAYIDRITLADCRDHLPLLADESVELFLSDIPYGISLDDWDVLHNNTNSALLGQSPAQVGKSGFKRRGKPINGWSQADRNMGKEYEEWCLSWAQMVLPKLKSGSSVFVFGARRTIHRVVNAFEDSGFLLKDILAWKKDSAHHRAQRVSIVFERRGLKDAAQAWHGWRLGNLAPIYEPIAWFMKPYRIGGTIADNILEHGVGAMNIEDCQLQGANPTNILEFGFQKQEERIHEAQKPLKLIQFLIRLMTKEGQTVLDPFMGSGTTAVAAKQLKRHFIGFEVVPEFHARALDRLDHETATPYFSESRTLQPMLFEKPMGEYESQQVAAPDRGRLTLRSGRQALR; this comes from the coding sequence ATGAATGACGCTTACATTGACCGGATTACCTTGGCGGATTGCAGGGATCATCTGCCTTTGCTGGCCGATGAGAGTGTAGAACTCTTTCTATCCGACATTCCGTACGGTATTAGCCTCGATGATTGGGATGTTCTCCACAACAATACGAACTCCGCCTTGCTTGGCCAATCTCCGGCGCAGGTTGGAAAATCTGGTTTCAAACGGCGAGGCAAGCCGATCAATGGATGGTCGCAGGCCGATCGGAACATGGGAAAGGAATACGAAGAGTGGTGCTTATCTTGGGCACAGATGGTGCTCCCGAAGCTCAAGAGCGGTTCCTCGGTATTCGTCTTTGGTGCACGTCGCACGATTCACCGCGTAGTCAATGCCTTTGAGGACAGTGGTTTCCTGCTCAAGGATATTCTTGCCTGGAAGAAGGATTCGGCCCACCACAGGGCACAGCGCGTCAGCATCGTCTTTGAGCGTAGAGGATTGAAGGATGCTGCACAGGCCTGGCATGGTTGGCGACTTGGAAATCTGGCGCCCATTTATGAACCTATTGCCTGGTTTATGAAGCCTTATCGAATTGGCGGCACGATTGCCGACAACATCCTTGAGCACGGTGTTGGAGCAATGAATATCGAGGATTGCCAGTTACAGGGTGCAAATCCGACGAACATCCTTGAATTCGGCTTCCAGAAACAGGAGGAGCGAATCCATGAAGCCCAGAAGCCTCTGAAGTTGATTCAGTTCCTGATCAGGTTGATGACAAAAGAAGGGCAGACGGTGCTTGATCCCTTTATGGGAAGTGGGACAACAGCAGTGGCTGCCAAACAACTGAAGCGCCATTTCATTGGTTTCGAGGTCGTGCCGGAGTTCCACGCCCGTGCTCTCGATCGGCTTGATCATGAAACAGCAACTCCGTACTTTTCTGAATCCAGGACACTCCAGCCGATGCTGTTCGAGAAGCCCATGGGGGAATACGAGAGCCAACAAGTTGCTGCACCCGATCGTGGCCGGTTGACGCTCCGAAGCGGCAGACAGGCTTTGCGCTAG
- a CDS encoding YbjN domain-containing protein has protein sequence MTNTTLSFLGDRSTWQGAKVALDDIHGLWGGRRVVVQGDGVAFVTQVDLAQEEQIFRLALGVERALRVFDVCVGNDILAIVFPPHTPVPDEVSTRLEITNPAGQSQTVTHWANGPVDYRFEEARAVLTVVADNMEQFQPAALPRPEPPPAPVQPAPAAPPAPPSPERLLAAITGYFQAEKWSFERVADRPVLRLPFQGKNGKWTCYAQVRVAVGLEQFLFYSVMPLNAPEPKRQAIAEFITRANYGMALGNFELDFSDGEVRYKTSIDATHIDLMPALIKPMVVTNYLMMDKYFPGLMSVIYANVSPAEAVKQIEG, from the coding sequence ATGACGAATACGACTCTGAGCTTTCTTGGCGACCGTTCGACCTGGCAGGGGGCGAAGGTTGCCCTCGATGATATTCACGGTCTTTGGGGCGGGAGGCGGGTCGTCGTTCAGGGCGACGGCGTTGCCTTCGTCACTCAGGTCGATCTCGCCCAGGAGGAGCAGATCTTTCGCCTGGCCTTGGGCGTCGAACGGGCGCTGCGCGTGTTCGATGTCTGTGTCGGGAATGACATCCTCGCCATCGTCTTTCCGCCCCACACACCGGTTCCTGACGAAGTCAGCACCCGGCTGGAGATCACCAACCCGGCCGGGCAGAGCCAGACGGTGACGCATTGGGCCAATGGGCCGGTGGATTATCGCTTCGAGGAGGCGCGGGCGGTGTTGACGGTGGTGGCAGACAATATGGAGCAGTTCCAGCCGGCCGCCCTCCCGCGGCCCGAACCGCCCCCGGCCCCGGTACAGCCGGCGCCGGCCGCACCCCCTGCTCCACCCTCGCCCGAGCGCCTGCTGGCGGCCATCACCGGCTATTTCCAGGCCGAGAAGTGGTCATTCGAGAGAGTAGCCGACCGGCCGGTGCTGCGGCTGCCGTTTCAGGGCAAGAACGGCAAGTGGACGTGCTATGCCCAGGTGCGCGTGGCTGTGGGACTGGAGCAGTTCCTGTTCTACTCGGTCATGCCCCTCAACGCGCCCGAGCCAAAACGCCAGGCCATCGCCGAGTTCATCACGCGCGCCAACTATGGCATGGCCCTCGGCAATTTCGAGCTGGACTTTTCGGATGGCGAGGTGCGCTACAAGACCAGCATCGACGCCACCCATATCGACCTGATGCCCGCCTTGATCAAGCCGATGGTGGTCACCAATTATCTGATGATGGACAAGTATTTCCCAGGACTGATGTCGGTCATCTATGCCAATGTCAGTCCTGCCGAGGCGGTGAAGCAGATCGAGGGGTAG
- a CDS encoding VWA domain-containing protein — protein sequence MSTSTRSFKARRAAGSLILLISFLLSLLPRPALAQDLPGPVLWLKFDENAGATAFADSSGNGANGACAGAACPTAGVAGRLGQAAQFDGANDRVTVARNAPAGPYSLAAWVRNDAAAWGNWRTIFEFGDDAPWFGVSPSGQLILYPTIAGGGMPLGRWVHVAYTWDGGANRLYMDGKEVQTNQTAPPGGGNGLGIGLEGNGLSPWQGFLDDLRIYQRALSAQEVEQLAKPEAIPVIVPPPPPPTAPNDNARLIDLTVSLYKTAATEAERQPYVDILQLFADALYEASNGAHKVRTITIYDNGRFSDRADILWAAAEAQPRATTNGYGKGRGTVFMGDTIFGDLSLANPAQRGFFVNTLIHEWGHYMYGVLDEYAADRGSTDPGSPQANDTPPTPCSIMCAAGQDINFAALNFSTPKSTAAAGRTQTAHYRSFQASGWEVVARSPNDDPQAQRGQRIYWPDLAAKQPPAGQDPSVELPANQSAARASLNIVWADANATTTKQRIFLINVSADMGADNKLESAKLALKNYVDSANQGDQIAILTFADVHTVVQAFTTIDSPATRAAIKNQIDTIQAKAGVNDRKIDAADQAALAILAQAANNAVIIDRGVFVIIDGGYTDQTDPHIFQKVPNQHGNVPLHVFNYAATNKPNDLFSNSLELMRPFVGTYTTIGAGGFTIPTAAGAETEDAEASELFDALNDVDQEASPILDVDLGTSQDLTVAPGAPFSTPIFVDATLDELEVAVFYDGAESGAELLLLDPSDQESDPPQCDSDETDTLCFFSISEPEPGEWRLEIDAIGSERAVDYEATGYALDGFTYQATVSSPAGKFIQYPQEVVLVAELSKVERIARAGVEAWVEKPDGGFADLTFRDNGVAPDDTADDGLYTAIMPYDQPGDYYVTIVFDNIDGKAIFTQAGLADVGEIETTPVPDDFDRFATIEILVEDFRHDDHGNTVNTATDIPADNGDMPGRIDGAGDVDRFRLTSPQPLTDDPKTTGVSASVTAATQRYILRLSRFSQNMNAIVRVTTGAGTKEYRTGPMDYDGYWTLALDLMPSEVVAVEVRHSSGQAAAGSYAVSFGKPVAGESRPAVQGPVFLPVILH from the coding sequence CAACGCGCAGTTTCAAGGCTCGCCGCGCTGCCGGTAGTCTGATCCTGCTCATCAGCTTCTTGCTCTCACTCTTGCCGCGACCGGCGCTGGCTCAAGACCTGCCAGGCCCGGTCCTATGGCTCAAGTTCGACGAAAACGCAGGCGCCACCGCATTCGCCGATAGCTCTGGCAATGGCGCCAACGGCGCCTGTGCAGGGGCCGCCTGCCCGACGGCGGGCGTGGCGGGCCGCTTGGGTCAGGCGGCCCAGTTCGATGGCGCCAACGACCGCGTCACCGTGGCCCGCAATGCCCCGGCGGGGCCTTATTCGTTGGCGGCCTGGGTGCGCAACGATGCCGCCGCCTGGGGCAATTGGCGCACCATCTTCGAATTCGGCGACGACGCACCCTGGTTCGGCGTCTCGCCCAGCGGCCAACTGATACTGTACCCCACCATCGCTGGCGGCGGTATGCCGCTGGGCAGGTGGGTGCACGTGGCCTACACCTGGGACGGCGGAGCCAATCGGTTGTATATGGATGGCAAAGAGGTGCAGACCAACCAGACGGCGCCGCCCGGGGGCGGCAATGGGCTGGGGATCGGGCTGGAAGGAAACGGACTCAGCCCGTGGCAGGGCTTCCTTGATGACCTGCGCATCTATCAGCGGGCGCTCAGCGCCCAGGAAGTCGAACAGCTCGCCAAGCCCGAAGCCATCCCGGTGATTGTGCCGCCGCCGCCGCCGCCCACCGCGCCCAATGACAATGCCCGGCTGATCGACCTGACTGTATCGCTCTACAAGACGGCCGCAACCGAGGCGGAACGCCAGCCCTATGTGGATATCTTGCAGCTCTTCGCCGATGCGCTCTACGAAGCCAGCAACGGCGCCCACAAGGTCCGCACCATCACCATCTACGACAACGGGCGCTTCTCCGACCGCGCCGACATCCTCTGGGCTGCCGCGGAAGCGCAGCCGCGTGCAACCACCAACGGCTATGGCAAAGGGCGCGGCACCGTCTTCATGGGCGACACGATTTTCGGCGACCTGTCGCTCGCCAATCCCGCCCAGCGTGGCTTCTTCGTCAACACCCTCATCCATGAATGGGGACACTACATGTATGGCGTCCTCGATGAGTACGCCGCCGACAGGGGGAGCACAGACCCCGGTTCGCCGCAGGCAAACGACACACCACCCACCCCGTGCTCGATCATGTGTGCGGCCGGACAGGACATCAACTTCGCCGCCCTCAACTTCTCCACGCCCAAATCAACCGCTGCCGCCGGCCGCACCCAAACCGCCCACTATCGCTCCTTCCAGGCCAGCGGGTGGGAGGTGGTGGCGCGCTCGCCCAACGATGACCCGCAGGCGCAGCGAGGCCAGCGCATCTACTGGCCCGACCTGGCCGCCAAACAACCGCCCGCCGGTCAGGACCCCAGCGTAGAGCTTCCTGCCAACCAGTCGGCGGCGCGCGCCTCGCTCAACATCGTTTGGGCCGATGCCAACGCCACCACCACCAAGCAGCGCATCTTCCTGATCAACGTTTCCGCCGACATGGGGGCCGACAACAAGCTGGAAAGCGCCAAGCTGGCGCTGAAGAACTATGTGGACAGCGCCAACCAGGGCGACCAAATCGCCATCCTCACCTTTGCCGATGTCCACACAGTGGTGCAGGCCTTTACAACCATCGACAGCCCCGCCACCCGCGCCGCCATCAAAAACCAGATCGACACGATCCAGGCCAAAGCGGGCGTCAATGACCGCAAGATCGATGCCGCCGACCAGGCAGCGCTAGCTATCCTCGCCCAGGCCGCCAACAACGCCGTCATCATCGATCGCGGTGTCTTTGTGATCATCGACGGCGGTTACACCGACCAAACCGACCCCCACATCTTCCAGAAAGTCCCCAACCAACACGGCAATGTGCCGCTGCATGTCTTCAACTACGCGGCTACGAACAAGCCCAACGACCTCTTCAGCAATTCGCTCGAGCTGATGCGGCCCTTCGTCGGCACCTACACCACCATCGGCGCCGGCGGCTTTACCATCCCCACGGCGGCAGGAGCGGAGACAGAGGATGCCGAAGCCAGCGAGCTGTTCGATGCCCTCAACGATGTCGATCAGGAAGCCTCGCCGATCCTGGATGTCGATCTGGGGACCTCCCAGGACCTCACCGTCGCGCCAGGCGCACCTTTCTCGACCCCCATCTTCGTCGATGCCACACTGGATGAGCTGGAGGTCGCCGTCTTCTATGATGGCGCGGAAAGCGGGGCGGAACTTCTTCTTCTCGATCCATCAGACCAGGAAAGCGACCCGCCGCAATGCGACTCTGACGAAACAGACACCCTGTGCTTCTTCAGCATCAGCGAACCCGAACCCGGCGAATGGCGCCTGGAGATCGACGCCATCGGCTCCGAGCGCGCCGTCGATTACGAGGCCACCGGCTACGCCCTCGATGGCTTCACCTACCAGGCCACCGTCTCAAGCCCGGCCGGGAAGTTCATCCAATACCCGCAAGAAGTCGTGCTGGTGGCCGAATTGAGCAAGGTCGAACGCATTGCCAGGGCCGGCGTCGAAGCCTGGGTGGAGAAACCCGATGGCGGTTTCGCCGACCTGACTTTTCGCGACAACGGCGTAGCGCCCGACGACACCGCCGATGATGGCCTCTACACGGCCATCATGCCCTACGACCAACCGGGCGATTACTACGTCACGATCGTCTTCGACAACATCGACGGCAAAGCCATCTTCACCCAGGCAGGCCTGGCCGACGTTGGCGAGATCGAGACCACGCCGGTTCCCGACGACTTCGACCGCTTCGCCACCATCGAGATCCTTGTCGAGGACTTCAGGCACGACGACCACGGTAACACTGTCAATACAGCTACCGACATTCCAGCCGACAACGGCGACATGCCAGGCCGCATCGACGGCGCCGGCGATGTAGACCGTTTCCGCCTTACCTCGCCGCAGCCGCTGACCGACGACCCCAAGACGACGGGCGTAAGCGCCAGCGTCACTGCCGCCACCCAGCGCTACATCCTGCGCCTGAGCCGCTTCAGCCAGAACATGAACGCAATCGTGCGCGTCACCACCGGCGCCGGCACGAAGGAGTATCGGACCGGGCCGATGGACTACGATGGCTACTGGACGCTGGCCCTCGACCTCATGCCGAGCGAAGTGGTTGCGGTCGAGGTGCGTCACAGCAGCGGGCAGGCAGCCGCCGGTTCCTACGCGGTCAGCTTTGGCAAGCCGGTGGCCGGTGAATCGCGCCCGGCGGTGCAAGGCCCCGTCTTCTTGCCGGTCATCCTCCACTGA